CCGGCGCCGTGTCGGTGCGGGCGGGCGGGGCGGCCGTGCCGATGTCGTTCCCCTGCGCCTGGGCGGGGGCCGTGACCCGGCCGGTCACGCTGTACTGCGCGGCGGTGACGGTCCAGGTGACGGTGCCGCTGCGGGCGGCGCTGCCGGTCCCGGAACTCCAGGACAGCGTCAGGGGCGCGCTGAGCGTCTGCTGATCCGCTGCCAGGGGCGTGACCAGCGACCGGTCGGCCGTGACCGTGAAGGCCACGTTCCCGCTGCCCGCCTGCTGGCTCAGGCGCAGCCACGCGGGTATGCTCACGGCCGACCACGTGCCGCTGAAGGGAACGTTCAGGGTGGCACTGGCGGCCTGCGCCAGCGGTACCGTCCGGTCGGCCAGGGTGGTGGGGGTGGTGGGAACCGGCGTGGTCCCGGTATCCGGCGGGTTCATGTCGGGCGTGAACGTGACGTCGCAGGCGCTGAGCAGGGTCAGGCCCAGCAGGCCCAGCAGGGCAGAGGCGGGGTGGCGGGACATGTGCCGTACAGCATGACGCACCGCACCTGACGTTGCATGAACCCCGGCGGGCGCGCGGCCCTCCAGGGTGAACTTTGGCACGGGCGCCGCGCCCGGCGGGTGGCACAATGACGCGCGTGCCCAGCGGACGTGTTCATAACCTCATCAACATCGCGGCGTACAGCGTCCTGGCGGCAGGCACGCTGGTCGCGTCCCGTCAGGAACTCGTGAGCGTCACCTCCGTGCAGGCCCTGAATTTCACGCTGGCGTACGCGGCCGGAACGTTCCTGCTCTCACCGGACCTGGACCTCGCCGAGGGCCGCGTGGACAGCAAACGCCACTGGGGCATCCTGGGCGTGCTGTGGGTACCGTACGGCATGATGTTCAGCCACCGTGGCCTGTCCCACACCTGGATTCTGGGTCCCCTGACGCGGCTGGCGTACCTGGCGGTCATGGTGGCGCTGGTGGTGGGCCTGCTGAGTTACGTGGTGCCGTCCCTGCGGTTCCCGGCGCTGCCTGAACCGCTGGACGCGGCGGTGCTCGCGCCGTTCGCGCTGGGGTACTACCTGAGTCAGTGGCTGCACCTGATTGCCGACGGGGTACGCCCGGACCATGGGCTGCGGCGCGGGTACCGCAAACTGGGGCAGTCGGGGCTGGGCCGCACTCTGAGCGGCAAGCCGGGTCGCGCGCGCGGGGGGCGGGGCCGCAGGCGCTGAGGTCCGGACGAGGTGCTGTGTCACCCCGCCCCTGCGCGCGCGTGACCCCCTTTGCTACACTGCCGGGACAGGGGAGGGCACGCCCGGTTCCTGCCCGGCCCGTCCGGATTGCTCGCGCCCGCTCCAGTCTCTTTTCATTGTTTGATCCGGCTTCGTCTGCTCGCGTCTGGGCTGCGCTGTCCGTTTGTTTCCAGGAGGTCTGTCATGATTCTGAACCTGTTCCTTGTTCTGTTCGCGCTGGTGTGCGTGGCGCTGGTGTTCTTCGTGCTGCTTCAGGTGCCCAAGCAGGCCGGTCTGTCGGCCAGCATGGCCTCCGGCGGTTCACTGCTGGGCGGCCGTGGGGTCGAGGGTGGCCTGGTGCGGATCACCAGTGTGCTGGGCGGCTTTTTCATGCTGCTGGCGCTGCTGATCGGCTTCGTCTCGCGCTGAGGTTCTGCGGGCCTCGCGCCGTGGGTGCGTGGCCGATCTGACCGGGATGCCCGTGGGGGTATCCCGGTCCTGTCGTGGGTGGTCTGTGTGCATGGTCCGTATGCAGGGTCTGCCGGGCGCCGCAGGTGGGGGGGCAGGTGGCCGTGTGCTGCCGCTCGCCGTCCATGCCGTCTGGACGGGGACTGGAAGGGCTGAAGCATGAAAGGGGCAGCTGGAATCATGACCGGGGTGCCCGTGTCTCTGGGTGCATCTTTATACGTCTGGTTTTTATACCAGTCATGACGACCTGGCATGAGGAATTCAGGCGTGTGTCAGGCCACCAGATAAAGGTCACAATTCGATCTGGCATACGCCAGGAAAGAATGGCAAACTGACGGCGACTGTAAACACAATTAAGCAAAACGCACCGAATTCATGAGAAGCGCACCCGTCAGTTTGTTCTTTCCTTGACCTGAACTAAGCCAGTCCATATATTGACCGGGCTGGAAACCCATTCAACCAAACGCGACGACCACGGCCCCTGCCGGATCGTTGCCGTTTTCCAGAACCACCCGGAGGCACCATGAATAAACTTCTGTTCGTAATGACCGCGATGGCGATCAGCTCCGCCGCCGCCGCCCCCTTCGTCGCGCCCGCCAGCTGGAGCAGCAACAAGCCCAGCGAAGTGCAGACCGGCGGCACGCTGCGCGCTGTCAACCTTCAGGACTTCAAGACCCTGAACCCCTTCGTCACCTCCGAGAGCCCCAGCCTGATTGGCCCGTCCGGCACCCTGAACGCCGGCAGCCTGCTGATTCAGGACCCCATCACCGACGATTTCCTGCCCTACATGGCCGAGAAATACACTCAGTCGGCCGACAAGCGCACATTCACCTTCGACATCCGCAAGGGCATGAAGTGGAGTGACGGCAAGGCCATCACCGCCGACGACTTCATCACCAGCGCCACCCTGCACAGCAACAAGGACATCGGCAGCAACAGCTACGACTCCTACTTCATCAACGACCAGCCCATCAAGGTCACCAAGGTCGACGCCGACACCATCAAGGTCGTGTTCCCCAAACCCGACGTCACCGCCCTGGAATTCCTGACCGGCCTGGAACCCGAACCTACCCACGTGTTCATGCCCGTCTTCAAGGCCAAGGGTGCCGACGGCGTCAAGGCCATGTGGAGCATCGGCACCAATCCCGACAGCATCGTCACCAGCGGCCCTTTCACGCTTGACCGTTACCTGCCGGGCGAACGCGCCGTCCTGAAAAAGAACCCTTACTACGGCGAGTGGAACAAGGACAGCGCGGGCAAGAGCCTGCCCTACATGGACGGCGTGCAGATCAACATCGTCGCTGACCAGAACGCCCAGCTGGCCCAATTCCTGGGCGGCAACGCCGACGTGTACGCCCCGGACAACCGCGACCGCCTCGCGCAGGTCAAGGCAGCCATCGACGGCAAGAAGCTCAGCGCGAGCCTGATCGCCAACGCCAGCGCCCGCGCCAGCAGCGACTTCATGGTCTTCAACATGGACGACAGCAGCAGCGCCAAGGGCAAACTGTTCAGCAACGTCAAGTTCCGTCAGGCCATGAGCATGCTCGTGAACCGCGACGCCATGGTCGACCTGACCCTCGGCGGTCTGGGCCAGCCCACCTACACCGGCGTGTACCCCGTGTACAAGGACTGGATTCCCAGTGGCATGGACCGCTTCAAGTACAACCCCGCCGCCGCCGCCAAACTGCTGGCCGAGATCGGCTTCACCAAGAAGGGCGCCGACGGCATCCTGGTCGACAAGGCCGGTAACAAGGCCGAGTTCACCCTGATCACCAACGCCGAGAACACCCGTCGCCAGGGCTACGCCAAGATCATCCAGGACGAGGCCAAGAAGGTCGGCGTGAAGGTCAACACCAGCTTCATCGCCTTCAACCAGATGACCAGCCTGCTCGACGCCAAGGAGGGCTTCGGCCGCCGCAACTTCGACGCGATCATCATCGGACTCGTCGGCGGCGGGAAGGTCTTCCCGGTGTCCGGCCCCAGCGTCATCGAGTGCAAGGACCTGCCCGACGGCGGCAACCTGCACATGTTCAACCAGAGCAGCAAGTGCCGCTTCCCCTTCGAAACGCAGACCATCAACCTGTACTGGAAGGGCCGCGCCGAGTTCAACCTCGCTGCCCGCAAGGCCATCGCCGCGCAGATCCAGAAGATCGAGTCCGACAACCAGCCGTACATTCAGCTGGCCGCGCAGACCGTCCACTACGCCTGGACCAACCGCGTGCAGGGCGAACTGCCCCGCGCCTCCATCAACTCCCTGAACGCCAGCGCCCTGTTCGGGCCGCGCGTCCTGGACCTGACCTGGATCAAGCGCTGAGCGCACGCCGGGTCCCCTGACCACCCCGCGTCTGCCCCTACAGTTCAGGTGCGTCGCCGTGCATACTTGAACAGAGAGGCGGGCAGGGGCGCGGAACGAACCCACCACCACCAGGGGCGCGGAGCCGGATTACACGGCCTTCCGCGCCTCCTTTTGCGGGATTCACGTCTCGGGCCCCACCCACTGAATTTTCCTCGCCGAGCCCAGTTACTGCCCAGTCATTCCATGAGGTCACAGTGCTTCAGTACATCGCGCGGCGCGTGCTGCATTTCATTCCCACATTCATCCTGGCCACCCTGGTGGCGTTCCTGATCACCCAGGCCGCCCCCGGTGACTTCCTGTCCGCCCTTAAGGAAAACCCCACGGTGCGGCCCGAGACCATCGAGCGGCTGCGCACCCAGTTCGGCCTGGACCAGCCGGTCCTGCTTCAGTACGTGTACTGGTTCAAGAACCTGCTGATGGGCGACCTGGGCGACTCCTTCCAGTACCGCCGTCCCGTGGCCGAACTGATCGCCGGGCCGTTCCTGAACAGCCTGATCCTGGTGGGTATCAGCACGGTCCTGCACTTCGCCGTGTCCATCCCCATCGGCGTGTACAGCGCCATGAAACCCTACAGCCTGGGCGACCGTTTCTTCACGGTCCTGGCGTACATCGGTCTGGGCGTCCCGTCATTCTTCTTCGGTCTGCTGGTCATCTACGGCATGCTGAAACTCAAGCAGAACTTTGGCTGGGACATGCCGCTGGGCGGTAAGGCCAGCACGGTCCTGCCCCCGGACGTGGACGGCCTACGCCGCTTCTGGGACGTCTTCCTGCACGCCCTGATTCCCAGCGTCATCCTGGTGTTGCGCGGCATCAGCAGCGACAGCCGCTTCATTCGCGGGCAGATGCTCGAGGTGCTGAACCAGGACTTCATCCGCACCGCACGCGCCAAGGGACTCACGGAACGCGTGGTGGTGTACAAGCACGCCTTCCGCCTGGCCATCGTGCCCACCATCGCCGGACTGGGCGGCCTGCTGCCAGCCCTGATCGGCGGCGCCGGATTCCTGGAGATCGTGTTCAACTGGCCCGGCCTGA
The genomic region above belongs to Deinococcus seoulensis and contains:
- a CDS encoding ABC transporter substrate-binding protein; protein product: MNKLLFVMTAMAISSAAAAPFVAPASWSSNKPSEVQTGGTLRAVNLQDFKTLNPFVTSESPSLIGPSGTLNAGSLLIQDPITDDFLPYMAEKYTQSADKRTFTFDIRKGMKWSDGKAITADDFITSATLHSNKDIGSNSYDSYFINDQPIKVTKVDADTIKVVFPKPDVTALEFLTGLEPEPTHVFMPVFKAKGADGVKAMWSIGTNPDSIVTSGPFTLDRYLPGERAVLKKNPYYGEWNKDSAGKSLPYMDGVQINIVADQNAQLAQFLGGNADVYAPDNRDRLAQVKAAIDGKKLSASLIANASARASSDFMVFNMDDSSSAKGKLFSNVKFRQAMSMLVNRDAMVDLTLGGLGQPTYTGVYPVYKDWIPSGMDRFKYNPAAAAKLLAEIGFTKKGADGILVDKAGNKAEFTLITNAENTRRQGYAKIIQDEAKKVGVKVNTSFIAFNQMTSLLDAKEGFGRRNFDAIIIGLVGGGKVFPVSGPSVIECKDLPDGGNLHMFNQSSKCRFPFETQTINLYWKGRAEFNLAARKAIAAQIQKIESDNQPYIQLAAQTVHYAWTNRVQGELPRASINSLNASALFGPRVLDLTWIKR
- a CDS encoding metal-binding protein gives rise to the protein MPSGRVHNLINIAAYSVLAAGTLVASRQELVSVTSVQALNFTLAYAAGTFLLSPDLDLAEGRVDSKRHWGILGVLWVPYGMMFSHRGLSHTWILGPLTRLAYLAVMVALVVGLLSYVVPSLRFPALPEPLDAAVLAPFALGYYLSQWLHLIADGVRPDHGLRRGYRKLGQSGLGRTLSGKPGRARGGRGRRR
- a CDS encoding ABC transporter permease, coding for MLQYIARRVLHFIPTFILATLVAFLITQAAPGDFLSALKENPTVRPETIERLRTQFGLDQPVLLQYVYWFKNLLMGDLGDSFQYRRPVAELIAGPFLNSLILVGISTVLHFAVSIPIGVYSAMKPYSLGDRFFTVLAYIGLGVPSFFFGLLVIYGMLKLKQNFGWDMPLGGKASTVLPPDVDGLRRFWDVFLHALIPSVILVLRGISSDSRFIRGQMLEVLNQDFIRTARAKGLTERVVVYKHAFRLAIVPTIAGLGGLLPALIGGAGFLEIVFNWPGLTPLQLNALNNQDLYILMAVTALGTLLYMAGNLLADLLLASVDPRIRYS
- the secG gene encoding preprotein translocase subunit SecG gives rise to the protein MILNLFLVLFALVCVALVFFVLLQVPKQAGLSASMASGGSLLGGRGVEGGLVRITSVLGGFFMLLALLIGFVSR